A window of Natrinema salifodinae contains these coding sequences:
- a CDS encoding rhodanese-like domain-containing protein: protein MNRRTFLAVGGTATFGAIAGCLGGIGGDAGGNADGYGPEPETAPEERSIDTSAYETQAFDGVDVPLAPIDDVFYWYQRQEARVADARGSSQYENAHIAGAALSTAPPRTPDDDPIDDWSKSDRIVTYCGCPHHLSGLRAAALIDDGYEEVYALDEGFQAWINRGYPLEGSEVDEDRATYEIQGRSSPDYAGEMVRLEQVDVERLEAAPIADDGSYTLQLHYSGSTDSRFRVEAPDYTVEGTLEELTSDVVTA, encoded by the coding sequence ATGAACCGACGGACGTTCCTCGCTGTCGGAGGAACTGCGACTTTCGGAGCCATCGCCGGCTGTCTCGGCGGTATTGGCGGCGACGCTGGTGGAAACGCTGACGGATACGGTCCGGAACCGGAGACGGCGCCCGAAGAACGCTCGATCGACACGAGCGCCTACGAGACGCAGGCGTTCGACGGCGTCGACGTTCCGTTGGCCCCGATCGACGACGTCTTCTACTGGTATCAGCGTCAGGAAGCACGAGTGGCCGACGCTCGCGGATCCAGTCAGTACGAGAACGCTCATATCGCCGGCGCTGCGCTGAGCACCGCACCGCCGCGGACTCCCGACGACGATCCCATCGACGACTGGTCCAAGAGCGATCGAATCGTGACCTACTGCGGCTGTCCACACCACCTCTCCGGGTTGCGTGCCGCGGCGTTAATCGACGACGGATACGAGGAAGTGTACGCGCTCGACGAGGGATTCCAGGCGTGGATCAACCGCGGCTACCCGCTGGAAGGCTCGGAAGTCGACGAGGACCGGGCGACCTACGAGATTCAGGGCCGGTCCAGTCCCGATTACGCCGGCGAGATGGTCCGACTCGAGCAAGTCGACGTGGAGCGTCTGGAAGCCGCCCCGATCGCCGACGACGGCTCGTACACGCTCCAGCTTCACTACTCGGGCTCGACCGATTCCCGGTTCCGCGTCGAGGCGCCCGATTACACGGTCGAGGGAACGCTCGAGGAACTGACGAGCGACGTAGTCACCGCCTAA
- a CDS encoding NAD(P)-dependent alcohol dehydrogenase, translated as MQAARLHEYTEEMSDALSIDEVDRPDLERSDQVLVEVEGAGWCQTDNHIIEGMWADYAPQDLPMTLGHENAGIVVETGDEVTLVEEGDPVICHPVQTCGICRPCRLGEDMYCENSAFNGLTTDGGFAEFLQTNERAVIPLPDGVDPTEIAPHADAGITAYHAVKKAVDELNPGDTCVVIGVGGLGHIGLQCLDAMSAADIVAVDIKDEALDLAEDLGARHTVNSAEENLPDIVADLTDDEGAQQVVDFVGGDETTGLAPEIVAAGGDHHIVGYGGHIHEPSQALVDGEFAFRGTLVGKYAELQELVALVDRGDVELRTERHDLDEINTVAERLEHNEIEGRAVVLPP; from the coding sequence ATGCAAGCAGCCAGGCTCCACGAGTACACCGAGGAGATGAGCGACGCGCTCTCGATCGACGAGGTCGACCGTCCGGATCTCGAGCGGTCCGACCAGGTGCTAGTTGAGGTCGAAGGTGCGGGGTGGTGCCAGACGGACAACCACATCATCGAGGGGATGTGGGCCGACTACGCGCCCCAGGACTTGCCGATGACGCTCGGCCACGAGAACGCGGGGATCGTCGTCGAGACCGGCGACGAGGTGACCTTAGTCGAGGAGGGCGACCCCGTCATCTGCCACCCCGTTCAGACGTGTGGCATCTGCCGGCCCTGCCGGCTCGGCGAGGACATGTACTGCGAGAACAGCGCGTTCAACGGTCTCACGACCGACGGCGGCTTCGCGGAGTTCCTCCAGACCAACGAGCGCGCGGTGATCCCGCTGCCCGACGGCGTCGACCCGACTGAGATCGCGCCCCACGCCGACGCGGGCATCACGGCCTACCACGCCGTCAAGAAGGCGGTCGACGAACTGAACCCCGGCGACACCTGCGTCGTCATCGGCGTCGGCGGCCTCGGCCACATCGGTCTCCAGTGTCTCGACGCGATGAGCGCCGCTGACATCGTCGCCGTCGACATCAAGGACGAGGCGCTCGACCTGGCCGAAGACCTGGGCGCCCGACACACCGTCAACTCCGCCGAGGAGAACCTCCCGGATATCGTCGCCGACCTGACCGACGACGAGGGCGCCCAGCAGGTCGTCGACTTCGTCGGGGGCGACGAGACGACCGGCCTGGCGCCGGAGATCGTCGCCGCCGGCGGCGACCACCACATCGTCGGTTACGGCGGGCACATCCACGAGCCGAGCCAGGCGCTGGTCGACGGCGAGTTCGCCTTCCGGGGGACCCTGGTCGGGAAGTACGCCGAACTACAGGAACTCGTCGCGCTCGTCGATCGCGGCGACGTCGAGTTGCGCACCGAGCGCCACGACTTAGACGAGATCAACACGGTCGCGGAACGACTCGAGCACAACGAGATCGAAGGCCGCGCGGTCGTCCTCCCGCCCTGA
- a CDS encoding iron-sulfur cluster assembly protein, with amino-acid sequence MTARDSDGSAPSAPPARAAVRDRLDRVTDPELDRSIVALEYVDAIEIEGRRVSVDLTLPTAWCSPAFAWLMAVDARDEVESLPAVEEARITLHEHMHEAEITRGVNERLSFAEAFPDADGDVEAVRAELDEKARVARQYDAVEALLDAGLDPAAIVSLRLRDLGTDETTDAPDATDATDTADGSETLAVYVADRSFAVTVPTAPIERYFEKACETDLVTGLDDVLFRTPEGEPIDPDDFELVHQRGRLAKVNMSSQGGICDGLREAREGRLEGPGTADD; translated from the coding sequence ATGACCGCACGCGACTCCGACGGCTCCGCCCCGAGCGCTCCCCCCGCGCGGGCGGCCGTCCGCGACCGATTGGACCGCGTCACCGATCCCGAACTCGACCGCTCGATCGTCGCCTTAGAGTACGTCGACGCGATCGAGATCGAGGGCCGACGCGTCAGCGTCGACCTCACGCTCCCGACCGCCTGGTGCTCGCCGGCGTTCGCCTGGCTGATGGCAGTCGACGCCCGCGACGAGGTCGAATCCCTGCCGGCGGTCGAGGAGGCGCGGATCACGCTTCACGAGCACATGCACGAGGCGGAGATTACCCGCGGCGTCAACGAGCGCCTCTCCTTTGCCGAGGCGTTTCCGGACGCCGACGGCGACGTCGAGGCGGTCCGGGCGGAACTCGACGAGAAGGCCCGCGTCGCCCGCCAGTACGACGCGGTCGAGGCCCTCCTCGATGCCGGCCTCGATCCGGCGGCGATCGTTTCGCTCCGACTGCGCGACCTCGGAACCGACGAGACGACCGACGCGCCTGACGCGACCGACGCAACCGATACGGCCGACGGGAGCGAGACGCTCGCCGTCTACGTCGCCGATCGCTCGTTCGCCGTCACCGTTCCGACGGCGCCGATCGAGCGCTACTTCGAGAAGGCCTGCGAGACCGACCTCGTTACGGGACTGGACGACGTTCTGTTCCGGACGCCGGAGGGCGAGCCGATCGATCCCGACGACTTCGAACTCGTCCACCAGCGTGGCCGACTCGCGAAGGTCAACATGTCGAGCCAGGGCGGTATCTGCGACGGCCTCCGCGAGGCCAGGGAAGGTCGGCTCGAGGGCCCCGGCACCGCGGACGACTAA
- the cgi121 gene encoding KEOPS complex subunit Cgi121: protein MELLECRLAIDDLDAFVAALGEIGDRHGVTIQAFDAGYVADRRHLERAVDLADRAIDRGENVARDRAVEILLYAAGRRQIDRALEMGVAEGETRAVILVDGWPGDASDDETAADGDGTDRTTADENGAIAALETMDAFVDRTPTLETRDDETLCDFFEITDAERGATDATLSAVVRERVALLDVEK, encoded by the coding sequence ATGGAACTGCTCGAATGCCGCCTGGCGATCGACGATCTCGACGCGTTCGTGGCCGCCCTCGGCGAGATCGGCGACCGACACGGCGTGACGATTCAGGCCTTCGACGCCGGATACGTCGCCGACCGCCGCCACCTCGAGCGGGCCGTCGACCTGGCCGACCGGGCCATCGACCGCGGCGAGAACGTCGCCCGGGATCGGGCCGTCGAGATCCTACTGTACGCCGCCGGCCGCCGGCAGATCGACCGCGCGCTCGAGATGGGCGTCGCCGAGGGCGAGACGCGAGCGGTGATCCTCGTCGACGGGTGGCCAGGCGACGCTAGTGACGACGAGACCGCCGCTGACGGCGATGGAACCGACCGCACCACCGCGGACGAGAACGGCGCGATCGCGGCCCTCGAGACGATGGACGCGTTCGTCGACCGAACGCCGACGCTCGAGACCCGCGACGACGAGACGTTGTGCGACTTCTTCGAGATCACCGACGCCGAACGCGGGGCCACCGACGCGACGCTGTCGGCGGTAGTCCGCGAGCGGGTCGCGTTGCTCGACGTCGAGAAGTAA
- a CDS encoding amidohydrolase family protein: protein MYQHNGEEIFVIDGHVHLWDATEENIDHRGGEEFIQCFYDYHTTFTPEERQWSLSEYRKYGADRMVEDLFANAAADMAIFQPTYLTDFYAEGFNTTEQNAELATEYPERFVLNGTFDPRDGDEGLAYLEELHEKYDVPGVKLYTAEWRGDSKGWRLDDDAAFEFLQKCADLGIENIHAHKGPTIRPLNRDAFDVADVDDAASSFPELNFIVEHVGLPRLDDFCWIAAQENNVYGGLAVAAPFAQNRPGKFSEIMSELLWWLGEDRVLFGSDYALWNPDWLVEEVIEAEFLQEHRMEYGVEWDVETKKKVMGENAAELYDIDIEAKRQAFQDDEISQEFGLEDHYASEEPAPADD from the coding sequence ATGTACCAGCACAACGGAGAGGAGATCTTCGTCATCGACGGCCACGTGCACCTGTGGGACGCTACGGAGGAAAACATCGACCACCGAGGCGGCGAGGAATTCATCCAGTGTTTCTACGACTACCACACGACGTTCACCCCCGAGGAACGCCAGTGGAGCCTCTCGGAGTACCGGAAGTACGGCGCCGATCGGATGGTCGAGGACCTGTTCGCCAACGCGGCCGCCGACATGGCGATCTTCCAGCCGACGTACCTCACCGACTTCTACGCGGAGGGGTTCAACACCACCGAACAGAACGCCGAACTCGCCACTGAGTACCCCGAGCGGTTCGTACTCAACGGCACCTTCGATCCTCGCGACGGCGACGAGGGCCTCGCGTACCTCGAGGAACTCCACGAGAAATACGACGTTCCCGGCGTGAAGCTCTACACCGCCGAGTGGCGCGGCGACTCGAAGGGGTGGCGCCTCGACGACGATGCAGCCTTCGAGTTCCTCCAGAAGTGTGCGGACCTCGGTATCGAGAACATCCACGCCCACAAGGGCCCGACGATCCGGCCGCTGAACCGCGACGCCTTCGACGTCGCCGACGTCGACGACGCCGCCTCGTCGTTCCCAGAACTCAACTTCATCGTCGAACACGTCGGCCTTCCGCGACTCGACGACTTCTGCTGGATCGCCGCCCAGGAGAACAACGTCTACGGCGGCCTGGCCGTCGCCGCGCCGTTCGCCCAGAACCGACCGGGCAAGTTCTCGGAGATCATGTCCGAACTCCTGTGGTGGCTCGGTGAGGACCGCGTGCTGTTCGGCTCGGACTACGCGCTGTGGAACCCCGACTGGCTCGTCGAGGAAGTCATCGAGGCCGAGTTCCTCCAGGAACACCGCATGGAGTACGGCGTCGAATGGGACGTAGAAACCAAGAAGAAGGTCATGGGCGAGAACGCCGCCGAGCTCTACGACATCGACATCGAGGCGAAGCGCCAGGCGTTCCAGGACGACGAAATCAGCCAGGAGTTCGGGCTCGAGGACCACTACGCGAGCGAGGAACCCGCGCCCGCGGACGACTGA
- a CDS encoding ATP-dependent DNA helicase, which produces MNIEELTGLPPGATDHFREEGIEELYPPQAEAVEAGATDGDSLVAAVPTASGKTMIAALSMLSAIERGGKALYIVPLRALASEKKEEFEAYEEFGVTAGVTTGNYESTSDWLATKDIIVATSEKVDSLVRNGADWLSDLTCVVSDEVHLIDDRNRGPTLEVTLAKLRKLNPQLQVAALSATVGNADEIATWLDAELVETDWRPIDLQMGVHYGNALNFDDGSTREVPVQGSEKQEAALVRDILQEGGSSLVFVNSRRNAEAAARRLGQVSSRELTAEEQTELADLADEIREDSDTETSTDLADCVERGAAFHHAGLSSTQRSLVEDAFRDRLLKVISATPTLAAGVNTPARRVIVRDWRRFDSSAGGMAPLDVLEVHQMMGRAGRPGLDPYGEAVLLAKSHDESEELFDRYVWADPEPVRSKLAAEPALRTHVLATVASGFARTREGLLEFLEATLYASQSSEPGRLERVTDDVLDYLERNDFVERSGGASDAGGDDGAFTSAADLADRESGDEELEATSLGHTVSRLYLDPMSAAEIVHGLERADERPTALGLYQLVSRTPDMYELYLRSGEDEQFGELYYEREAELLGDAPSEFEEDRFEDWLAALKTGKLLEDWAEETDEEQLTDRYKIGPGDLRGKVDTAEWLLGAAESLAAEIDSEWTVAVREARARAEHGVGEELLELVSVGGVGRKRARSLYDRGIETPADLRTADKGVVLDALKGQKTAENILENAGRDDPSMDGVEAASGSATEAESATASTDDSDEATDATKAEAADADDSQSSLGDF; this is translated from the coding sequence ATGAATATCGAGGAGCTGACGGGGCTCCCGCCCGGCGCGACCGACCACTTCCGGGAGGAGGGGATCGAGGAACTCTACCCGCCCCAGGCCGAGGCGGTCGAGGCCGGCGCGACCGACGGTGACAGCCTGGTCGCCGCCGTCCCCACCGCCAGCGGGAAAACGATGATCGCCGCGCTGTCGATGCTGTCGGCGATCGAACGCGGCGGGAAGGCGCTCTATATCGTCCCCCTGCGAGCCCTCGCCAGCGAAAAGAAGGAAGAGTTCGAAGCCTACGAGGAGTTCGGCGTCACGGCCGGCGTGACGACCGGCAACTACGAGAGCACCAGCGACTGGCTCGCGACGAAAGACATCATCGTCGCGACCAGCGAGAAGGTCGACTCGCTCGTGCGCAACGGGGCCGACTGGCTCTCGGATCTCACCTGCGTCGTCAGCGACGAGGTCCACCTCATCGACGACCGCAACCGCGGCCCAACGCTGGAGGTGACTCTCGCGAAACTTCGCAAGCTCAACCCCCAGCTACAGGTCGCCGCACTCTCCGCGACGGTCGGTAACGCCGACGAGATCGCCACCTGGCTCGACGCCGAACTGGTCGAGACCGACTGGCGGCCGATCGACCTCCAGATGGGGGTCCACTACGGCAACGCCCTGAACTTCGACGACGGCTCGACCAGGGAAGTGCCGGTCCAGGGCTCGGAAAAACAAGAGGCCGCGCTCGTCCGCGACATCCTCCAGGAGGGCGGCTCCTCGCTCGTGTTCGTCAACTCCCGGCGGAACGCCGAGGCCGCCGCCCGCAGGTTGGGCCAGGTTTCGAGCCGCGAACTGACCGCCGAGGAGCAGACCGAACTCGCGGACCTGGCCGACGAAATTCGCGAGGACAGCGACACCGAGACCAGTACGGACCTGGCGGACTGCGTCGAACGCGGCGCGGCCTTCCACCACGCCGGCCTCTCGAGCACCCAGCGGAGCCTGGTCGAGGACGCCTTCCGCGACCGCCTGTTGAAGGTGATCTCGGCGACGCCGACGCTGGCCGCCGGGGTGAACACGCCCGCTCGCCGCGTGATCGTCCGCGACTGGCGGCGGTTCGACTCCAGTGCGGGCGGAATGGCCCCCTTGGACGTGCTTGAAGTCCACCAGATGATGGGGCGGGCGGGCCGGCCGGGGCTGGACCCCTACGGCGAGGCCGTCCTGCTCGCCAAGAGCCACGACGAGAGCGAGGAGCTGTTCGACCGCTACGTCTGGGCCGATCCCGAGCCGGTTCGCTCGAAACTGGCGGCCGAGCCCGCGCTCCGGACACACGTGCTGGCGACCGTCGCCTCCGGGTTCGCCCGCACGCGAGAGGGACTGCTCGAGTTCCTCGAGGCCACCCTCTACGCGAGCCAGTCCAGCGAGCCGGGCCGGCTCGAACGGGTGACCGACGACGTACTGGACTACCTCGAGCGCAACGACTTCGTCGAGCGCTCCGGCGGTGCGAGCGACGCCGGCGGCGACGACGGCGCGTTCACCTCCGCCGCCGACCTCGCCGACCGCGAGAGCGGCGACGAGGAACTCGAGGCCACCAGCCTCGGCCACACCGTCTCGCGGCTCTATCTGGACCCGATGAGCGCCGCAGAGATCGTCCATGGACTCGAACGAGCCGACGAGCGCCCGACCGCGCTCGGGCTCTACCAGCTGGTTTCGCGGACGCCGGACATGTACGAGCTCTACCTGCGTTCGGGCGAGGACGAGCAGTTCGGCGAACTCTACTACGAGCGCGAGGCCGAACTGCTCGGCGACGCGCCCAGCGAGTTCGAGGAGGACCGCTTCGAGGACTGGCTCGCCGCGCTCAAGACCGGCAAGCTGCTCGAGGACTGGGCGGAAGAGACCGACGAGGAGCAGCTCACCGACCGGTACAAGATCGGTCCCGGCGACCTCCGCGGGAAGGTCGACACCGCCGAGTGGCTGCTCGGCGCGGCCGAGTCCCTGGCCGCGGAGATCGACAGCGAGTGGACCGTCGCGGTCCGGGAGGCCCGCGCCCGCGCCGAACACGGCGTCGGCGAGGAACTCCTGGAACTCGTCTCGGTCGGCGGCGTCGGCCGCAAGCGCGCCCGCAGCCTCTACGATCGGGGCATCGAGACGCCGGCCGACCTCCGGACCGCGGACAAGGGCGTCGTTCTCGACGCGCTCAAGGGCCAGAAGACGGCCGAGAACATCCTCGAGAACGCCGGCCGCGACGATCCGTCGATGGACGGCGTCGAGGCCGCGTCCGGAAGCGCCACGGAAGCGGAGAGCGCGACCGCGAGCACCGACGACAGCGACGAAGCGACCGACGCGACCAAGGCAGAGGCCGCCGACGCGGACGACAGCCAGTCCAGCCTGGGTGACTTCTAA
- a CDS encoding LEA type 2 family protein has translation MRPTAVRIGLAVIVGIAAALGGLFAAGVIGVPDAGLEDNAWGEVSDEEIEVLTTVWIDNPNPGFSLGDTRIDYAIAMNDVDLASGSADDVTVPSGNTTTELRTDLRYQRLPAWWASHIRNDEVSELAVETTAHVDVGPLSGSPSGTYTDEKATELEPMIAASLAEFEGEHTLSPVGSGAGTGTVEPTVEIRDTDAEWGAVTENRTELHLTFDVHNPNAHPLPTPALTGEMVFNEVTVAHWDAHEVDVRDGPDDATIPPQSSREITFVAELDNDDVAAWFATHADNEEVTDAEMRAQLAMQINGETRTIPDDEDAIHCTYELRTDIFVDQAAGLEREDCTLAPWAAPDDAAFEDRDSTDDRAGAETESESTESSDGLATVASRAS, from the coding sequence ATGCGACCGACGGCTGTTCGAATCGGACTCGCGGTCATCGTCGGGATCGCGGCCGCCCTCGGCGGGCTCTTCGCCGCAGGGGTGATCGGCGTTCCCGACGCGGGACTGGAAGACAACGCCTGGGGCGAGGTCTCCGACGAGGAGATCGAGGTGCTGACGACGGTCTGGATCGACAACCCCAACCCTGGATTTTCGCTCGGCGATACGAGGATCGACTACGCGATAGCGATGAACGACGTCGACCTCGCGTCGGGCTCAGCCGACGACGTCACCGTGCCGTCGGGCAACACGACGACGGAGCTTCGGACCGATCTGCGATATCAGCGGCTTCCGGCCTGGTGGGCCTCGCACATCCGGAACGACGAGGTGAGCGAGCTCGCCGTCGAGACGACGGCCCACGTCGACGTCGGCCCGCTGTCGGGGTCGCCGTCGGGGACCTACACCGACGAGAAGGCAACCGAGTTAGAGCCGATGATCGCGGCGTCGCTCGCGGAGTTCGAGGGCGAACACACGCTGTCGCCGGTCGGGAGCGGCGCCGGTACCGGGACGGTCGAGCCGACCGTCGAGATCCGGGACACCGACGCCGAGTGGGGCGCCGTGACCGAGAACCGGACCGAACTCCACCTCACGTTCGACGTGCACAACCCGAACGCCCACCCGCTGCCGACCCCCGCGCTGACGGGCGAGATGGTGTTCAACGAGGTCACGGTCGCCCACTGGGACGCCCACGAGGTGGACGTGCGGGACGGACCCGACGACGCGACGATCCCGCCGCAGTCGAGCCGGGAGATCACCTTCGTCGCCGAGTTGGACAACGACGACGTCGCCGCCTGGTTCGCGACCCACGCCGACAACGAGGAGGTCACCGACGCCGAGATGCGCGCGCAGCTGGCGATGCAGATCAACGGCGAGACGCGGACGATTCCGGACGACGAGGACGCGATTCACTGCACGTACGAGTTGCGGACCGACATCTTCGTCGATCAAGCGGCGGGCCTGGAGCGCGAGGACTGTACGCTGGCTCCGTGGGCCGCGCCCGACGACGCGGCGTTCGAGGATCGGGATTCGACGGACGATCGGGCCGGCGCCGAGACCGAGTCCGAATCGACGGAGTCGAGCGACGGCCTGGCGACGGTCGCGTCCCGAGCGTCGTAA
- a CDS encoding metallophosphoesterase family protein, protein MKVGLISDVHSNLVALETVLEDMPPVDGLLCAGDVVGYNPWPAECVDELRERAVPTVMGNHDAAVVEDTPFRFNGMARAGVEHAKRRLGEEQLAWLESLPAERTACDGRVKLVHGHPDDPDRYARYTYPSEFSPGLLGDEDVLVLGHTHVQGVERFAEGIVVNPGSVGQPRDGDPRAGYAVLDLDALTVETHRVEYDVEAVQDAVDDAGLPTRIGTRLARGK, encoded by the coding sequence ATGAAGGTCGGACTCATCTCGGATGTCCACAGCAACCTGGTCGCCCTCGAGACCGTTCTCGAGGACATGCCGCCGGTCGACGGACTGCTGTGCGCGGGCGACGTGGTCGGCTACAACCCCTGGCCCGCGGAGTGCGTCGACGAACTGCGGGAGCGGGCGGTGCCGACGGTGATGGGCAACCACGACGCCGCAGTCGTCGAGGACACGCCGTTCCGGTTCAACGGAATGGCTCGCGCGGGCGTCGAGCACGCGAAGCGACGGCTTGGCGAGGAGCAACTGGCCTGGCTCGAGTCGCTGCCCGCCGAGCGCACCGCCTGCGACGGCCGGGTAAAACTCGTCCACGGCCATCCGGACGATCCGGATCGCTACGCGCGATACACCTATCCGTCGGAATTCTCGCCGGGACTGCTCGGCGACGAGGACGTGCTGGTGCTGGGTCACACCCACGTCCAGGGCGTCGAACGGTTCGCGGAGGGGATCGTCGTCAATCCCGGCAGTGTCGGCCAGCCCCGCGACGGGGACCCGCGAGCGGGGTACGCGGTGCTCGACCTCGACGCGCTGACCGTCGAGACCCACCGCGTCGAGTACGACGTCGAGGCGGTTCAGGACGCCGTCGACGACGCGGGACTGCCGACGCGCATCGGGACCCGCCTGGCCCGCGGGAAGTGA
- a CDS encoding oxidoreductase, with protein MVTLEDPLEISGMTVPNRLYRAPLLECAGNGPDAVDTLIDDLEPAAASGVGLVCQGATIVRGEGGCAAPGMTRVHDPEFVDRLSRLTDRIHDHGSRIVLQLEHGGLRSMETWHAEYRAAHPDLEQLAVSEPPRQLRLLDRLGFLDYDPHVLTTAEVYDLAADFGRAAANAVDAGYDGIHLAGANMGIVQQFLSPFYNRRGDEFGGSPEARLEFLALVHDEIRDRAGDVPLLTKVPAETPAPPSPIVRRKLSLDDGVEIARRLERIGYDAVVPVQTSVVWDMSIVRGEHPERAWANEALREEYDAAFGGPTRRRLVALANRLQSFQYDFEPAWNEDFCRRVRDRVSIPVLAEGGIRERAEMDRLLGASGGVEESDGNKGAACDMVGLARPFYAEPRLGARLLGGGNETEPGNGSESERKRERESPRVLCESCNNCTVPQVTGAPGICRTPEVLRKRGELERNGAYGSSERENA; from the coding sequence ATGGTCACCCTCGAGGATCCTCTCGAAATCAGCGGGATGACGGTCCCCAACCGGCTCTACCGCGCACCGCTGCTCGAGTGTGCGGGCAACGGGCCGGACGCGGTCGACACGCTGATCGACGACCTCGAACCCGCCGCGGCGTCGGGTGTCGGACTCGTCTGCCAGGGCGCGACGATCGTCCGCGGGGAGGGTGGCTGTGCCGCGCCGGGGATGACCCGCGTCCACGACCCCGAGTTCGTGGATCGGCTCTCGCGACTGACCGACCGGATCCACGACCACGGGAGCCGGATCGTCCTCCAACTCGAACACGGCGGCCTTCGGAGCATGGAGACCTGGCACGCCGAGTACCGCGCGGCCCATCCGGATCTCGAACAGCTCGCGGTGTCAGAGCCGCCGCGGCAGTTACGACTGCTCGATCGGTTAGGCTTTCTCGACTACGACCCGCACGTCCTCACCACCGCGGAGGTGTACGACCTGGCCGCGGACTTCGGTCGCGCGGCGGCGAACGCCGTCGACGCCGGCTACGACGGGATCCACCTGGCCGGCGCGAACATGGGAATCGTCCAGCAGTTCCTGTCGCCGTTCTACAACCGGCGAGGCGACGAGTTCGGCGGCTCCCCCGAGGCCCGCCTCGAGTTCCTCGCGCTGGTCCACGACGAGATCCGCGACCGCGCGGGCGACGTGCCCCTGCTGACCAAGGTGCCGGCCGAGACGCCGGCGCCGCCCTCGCCGATCGTCCGCCGGAAGCTCTCGCTCGACGACGGAGTCGAGATCGCCCGCCGGCTCGAGAGGATCGGCTACGACGCCGTCGTCCCCGTCCAGACCTCGGTCGTCTGGGACATGAGCATCGTCCGCGGCGAGCACCCCGAGCGCGCCTGGGCGAACGAGGCGCTTCGCGAGGAGTACGACGCGGCCTTCGGGGGACCGACCAGGCGACGGCTGGTCGCCCTGGCGAACCGACTCCAATCATTTCAGTACGACTTCGAGCCGGCCTGGAACGAGGACTTCTGCCGACGAGTCCGCGACCGGGTGTCGATCCCCGTCCTCGCGGAAGGCGGGATCCGGGAACGGGCGGAGATGGATCGCTTGCTCGGCGCGAGCGGCGGGGTCGAGGAAAGCGATGGGAACAAAGGAGCGGCCTGCGACATGGTCGGCCTGGCCAGGCCCTTCTACGCCGAGCCGCGCCTGGGGGCGCGACTGCTCGGAGGTGGAAACGAGACCGAACCCGGAAACGGATCGGAGTCCGAACGGAAGCGCGAGCGCGAAAGTCCGCGGGTGCTCTGCGAGAGCTGCAACAACTGTACGGTGCCGCAAGTGACGGGCGCGCCGGGAATCTGTCGCACGCCGGAGGTCCTGCGAAAGCGCGGCGAGCTCGAACGAAACGGTGCGTACGGGTCCTCCGAACGGGAGAACGCGTGA
- a CDS encoding IMP cyclohydrolase has product MYVGRFVVVGPEVGAYRVSSRSFPNREITARDEALTVGPTEDAPETDNPYVSYNCLRVVDTPTGETAAFGNGSHVDPIAEKLELGYPARDALAESLLALDYEKDDYDTPRIAATIGSDGQALIGTVRKDALLVETVDEPTLVATYEKNAPEPFELDAESAAAAASKVYDYEFEHAVCAAGIARTDDGFETAIENGD; this is encoded by the coding sequence ATGTACGTCGGACGATTCGTCGTCGTCGGCCCCGAGGTCGGCGCGTACCGCGTCTCCTCACGATCGTTCCCGAACCGCGAGATCACTGCCCGAGACGAGGCGCTCACCGTCGGTCCCACCGAGGACGCCCCCGAGACCGACAACCCCTACGTCTCGTACAACTGCCTCCGGGTCGTCGACACCCCGACGGGCGAGACGGCCGCGTTCGGTAACGGCTCGCATGTCGATCCGATCGCGGAGAAGCTCGAACTCGGCTACCCCGCCCGGGACGCCCTGGCGGAGAGCCTGCTGGCGCTGGACTACGAGAAAGACGACTACGACACGCCCCGGATCGCGGCGACGATCGGGTCGGACGGCCAGGCGCTGATCGGCACGGTCCGGAAGGACGCGCTGCTCGTCGAGACCGTCGACGAGCCGACGCTGGTCGCGACCTACGAGAAGAACGCCCCCGAGCCGTTCGAACTCGATGCCGAAAGCGCGGCGGCCGCAGCGAGCAAAGTCTACGACTACGAGTTCGAACACGCGGTCTGTGCGGCCGGCATCGCCAGGACCGACGACGGGTTCGAGACGGCGATCGAGAACGGCGATTGA